Within Acidobacteriota bacterium, the genomic segment GGCACTGGTCGTCGGGCGAATGCGCGTAGATCTCGTCGCCGGGCCCGAACCCCACGGTCGGCACGCCGAACATCCCGCAGGTGGCGATGCCATTGGTCGAAAACCCCCAGTGCGCCACGCGCGGTTTCGCGCCGAGGGCCTGCTCGGCGGCGCTCACCGCGGCCGCCACGGCCGGATGCCCGTCGTCGAGATACCAGGTGGGATAGTACTTCTTGGTCGGATACGTGAGTCCTGTGTAGGCGGGCCGCGCGTACTCGAGCACGGTCACGGTTGCCCCCGCGCGCCGGACGCTCTCGAGCGCCTCGATCTGCGCAACCGCGCTCTCGAGGGTCTCGCCGCGCGTGAGGCGCCGGTCGAGATGAATCGTGCAGCTGTCCGCCACGGCGCAGAGCGAGGGGGACGTCGCCCGGATGTCCGCAATCGTCACGCTCCCCTTGCCGAGCGTGGGATCGGCCGAGTCGCGCAGGCGCTCGTTCAGGCGCTCGACGTCTGCGATGATCCCGGCCATCTTGTACACGGCGTTCACGCCGCGCTCTGGCGCGGACCCGTGGGCCGAGCGGCCCTGCGTGCGGACCTCGATCTCCATCCGCCCGCGGTGTCCGCGGTAC encodes:
- a CDS encoding YgeY family selenium metabolism-linked hydrolase → MPDNRHADIARLAERFTGDMVQFLRDMIAIPSESAEEAGVIERARTELQKVGFDEIKIDGLGNILGRMGDGPRVIALDAHLDTVGVGDPSTWKRDPYKGELRDGTVYGRGAGDQEAGFAAAVYGARIAKDLGLLEGCQLWVTGTVMEEDCDGLCWQYILREGVLRPDVVVITEPTNMGVYRGHRGRMEIEVRTQGRSAHGSAPERGVNAVYKMAGIIADVERLNERLRDSADPTLGKGSVTIADIRATSPSLCAVADSCTIHLDRRLTRGETLESAVAQIEALESVRRAGATVTVLEYARPAYTGLTYPTKKYYPTWYLDDGHPAVAAAVSAAEQALGAKPRVAHWGFSTNGIATCGMFGVPTVGFGPGDEIYAHSPDDQCPVAHLTTAARFYAAFPQAFLRNSR